The genomic region AGAACAATTACGAAGAATGAAGGACCGTTGAATTCCACGGGGTAAAGAAAAATTTACGAAAGTAGAATTTCCGGTTGATTTAACATTAGATGAGGATATCTAATGCCATTATTAAATTAGATAAAATATCTTTTATTTTAAAAATTTATTGCTATAATTAACCCATAGATTTAACTCTTAGTGGAGGTGATGGGTTAATTTAATAAATTAGTATTTGGAAATTAAATGTTTATTTTGTATAAAATAACCAAAGAAGTTATTGTAAAAATAAAATTTCAAAGTAAAATAACATATATAGTAAAATAAATGAAAAGGGAGAATTAAATATGAAATTATCAGGATTAAGATTAATAACAGCTTTAGCAGGACTTCCTGCTATCGTAGCATTACCAATTATTGGTTGTGGCACAAAAAAAGCCGCAGCAACTACAGTTACTGATAAAGCAATTGATAAGATTACGTTTGAAGAAGCTGATGCTTTTGCAGTTGTTGACGCAGCAGGATGAAAAGATGATGCTATTCTTGCAGCGATTCAGGCAAAAGTTGATACGAAAGTTAAAGCTGCGGATGAGAGCGCTAAAGCGGCTGAGGCAGCATTAGTTGGAGTACTTCCAGCAGCTCCCGGACCAACTAAAAGTGCTGAAGTTAAATTTAGTGTAAAAGCAAAAGATGCTGCTGATGGAACATTTTCAAAAGAATTTACAATTAAAGTTACTCAAACAGGATAGTAATATCGTAATTTAGAAAAAGTGTTAAGAAAATACACTTACAGTTGTAAGTGTATTTTTTTTATAAAAATTATTTATTACCTGAATTGTAAACCTGAATTGTAAATATAAATGGGACAGTTTTTTAAAATAATTGTATTAAATCTATTGGTCTTTTATAAGATAATGATTTTCTGGGTGTAGAATTAATTTGAAATGCTATAGAATTTAAGTCTTTTTGTTTATATGAAGATAAATCAGTAGATTTTGGTAAATATCTTCTTAAAATACCATTATTGTTCTCATTTAAACCTCTTTGACAAGGTTTTCCGGCATCTGCAAAATAAATTTTAACATTACAATTTTTTTCAATTAATTTTCATTTACTAAATTCTTTACCACGATCAAAAGTAATAGTTTTAATTGTTCCTGGTATTAATTTTGAAATAAATTTTATTATACTTTGTGTAATACTTTCTGCTTTATGATTTTTAGTTTTCAAAGGAATTGTGGTTTTTGATCATATATCAGCTAAAGTAATAATAGAACTTTTATGATCTTTACCAACGATAGTATCTCCCTCTAAATGGCCAAATTCTTGTATATTTTTAATATTTGGAATGATTAAATTTCTTTCATGAATAGATTTACAATTATTAATTCTGCCCCTAGTTTCTTTTTGTTTATGAGGTTTATTTTTGCCTTTTCTCAATAAATTTTTTTCATCAAAACCCATTCGATTTGTTTTAAACATGTTATATAAAGTTTTTGTTGAAATATTTTTTATTTTATTTTTCCTGAATTGTAAATATAAATGGGACAGTTTTTTAAAATAATTGTATTAAATCTATTGGTCTTTTATAAGATAATGATTTTCTGGGTGTAGAATTAATTTGAAATGCTATAGAATTTAAGTCTTTTTGTTTATATGAAGATAAATCAGTAGATTTTGGTAAATATCTTCTTAAAATACCATTATTGTTCTCATTTAAACCTCTTTGACAAGGTTTGCCGGCATCTGCAAAATAAATTTTAACATTACAATTTTTTTCAATTAATTTTCATTTACTAAATTCTTTATCACGATCAAAAGTAATAGTTTTAATTGTTCCTGGTATTAATTTTGAAATAAATTTTATTATACTTTGTGTAATACTTTCTGCTTTATGATTTTTAGTTTTCAAAGGAATTGTGGTTTTTGATCATATATCAGCTAAAGTAATAATAGAACTTTTATGATCTTTACCAACGATAGTATCTCCCTCTAAATGGCCAAATTCTTGTATATTTTTAATATTTGGAATGATTAAATTTCTTTCATGAATAGATTTACAATTATTAATTCTGCCCCTAGTTTCTTTTTGTTTATGAGGTTTATTTTTGCCTTTTCTCAATAAATTTTTTTCATCAAAACCCATTCGATTTGTTTTAAACATGTTATATAAAGTTTTTGTTGAAATATTTTTTATTTTATTTTTCTTTAAAAAATCAGCAATTATATCAAGAGCATAATTTTTAGTAATTAACAAATGATTGATAGTATTAATTTCTGTTAAAGTTAAAATTATTAATTTTCTATCTGCATTTTGTTTATTTTTTTGAACTTGATTCAATATTTCTAATGGTAATAAGTTTTGATTTAATAATTTACAAACTCTGTGTACAGTTGATTTACTATAATCAATTGCTTTTGCTATTTTACGAATAGAAAATCCATAACTTTTATATTCTTTTATTGCTATTATTGATTCAATAGTCAGATACTTATACATTGTGCTAATTCCTTTCTTTTCTTAATTATAGAATTAACACAATTTGTTTTTTATATAAGTGTCCTTTTTAATTTTACATTTCAGGAATTTTGAAATAAATTTTATTATACTTTGTGTAATACTTTCTGCTTTATGATTTTTAGTTTTCAAAGGAATTGTGGTTTTTGATCATATATCAGCTAAAGTAATAATAGAACTTTTATGATCTTTACCAACGATAGTATCTCCCTCTAAATGGCCAAATTCTTGTATATTTTTAATATTTGGAATGATTAAATTTCTTTCATGAATAGATTTACAATTATTAATTCTGCCCCTAGTTTCTTTTTGTTTATGAGGTTTATTTTTGCCTTTTCTCAATAAATTTTTTTCATCAAAACCCATTCGATTTGTTTTAAACATGTTATATAAAGTTTTTGTTGAAATATTTTTTATTTTATTTTTCTTTAAAAAATCAGCAATTATATCAAGAGCATAATTTTTAGTAATTAACAAATGGTTGATAGTATTAATTTCTGTTAAAGTTAAAATTATTAATTTTCTACCTGCATTTTGTTTATTTTTTTGAACTTGATTCAATATTTCTAATGGTAATAAGTTTTGATTTAATAATTTACAAACTCTGTGTACAGTTGATTTACTATAATCAATTGCTTTTGCTATTTTACGAATAGAAAATCCATAACTTTTATATTCTTTTATTGCTATTATTGATTCAATAGTCAGATACTTATACATTGTGCTAATTCCTTTCTTTTCTTAATATAGAATTAACACAATTTGTTTTTTATATAAGTGTCCTTTTTAATTTTACATTTCAGGTTCCTTGAAAAACTAATATTTGTTAGTAAAATATTTATATAACAAAACTTGGAAAGAGGGATTAATTATTTATGAAGTGACTTATACCGTTTTTAGCAAGTTTGACATTAACACCACTAATTATTGTGATGCCATTAGTAAGTTGTAGCAATACTGAGATGAAACAGTCAGGAAGTTTAGATAGTCGGATTAGTAGTTTATCTGATACTGTGGAAATAAAAGATATTTCTCCGGCCAAGTGAAATTCTTTTGGTTTGCAATTATATGCTGTTATGGATTTGATAGAAAAACTTGGAATGGATTTAAATGAAGCGAGAGCTAATTTAAACTTTGATGAAAGTTCTCCGTTTGATACATCCCATAATGTTGTGGAGTTAACGATTACTGTGCGAGCAATGCCAAATAAAGGGAAAGCAAAAAAAGAAGTTAAATATATTTTTACAATGAAAGCAGATAAGCAACTCTTTTTAACTAATATCTTGTAAAATTAGTGATTTCCCAGTAATATAACTTATATAACAATACATGCAAAGGAGAATTAAATATGAAAAAAAGTTTTATATCATTTTTAGCAACCTTAACATTAACCCCCATGACATTGATGACAGTAATGCCGACCGTATCTTGTAGTTTAAAAAGTATTGATGCTCGTATTTGGATAGGCTACAATAAGTTGGACCATAATTATATAGACTTCAAAATTATTAAGAAAGAAGGAATATAAAAATGGGAAATAAAACCTCATACTCTGAAGAATTTAAAAAACAAATTGTAATGCTATACAAAAATGACAAAAGTGTTATTAATTTAGGGAAAGAATATAATTTACCAAAACCAATTATTTATAGTTGAATTAAAAATTATAATAATTCTGGGTCATTTAAAGCAAAAGATAATCGCACTGTCGAAGAAAATGAATTAATTTACTTGCGAAAAGAAAACCAACAATTACGAATGGAAAATGACATTTTAAAGCAAGCAGCACTGATAATCGGGAAAAAATAACAATAATTAATAACAACAAAAATAAATATTCAGTGAGGAAAATATGTAAGATTTTAGGTTTACTAAAATCAACATATTATTATCAAACTAATAAATGCACCAAGTTTGATGTTAATAATTATGAACAAGAAGTTATCAGTGCATTTAATAAAAGTCGCAAGATTTATGGTGCTCGTAAAATTAAAGCTGTTTTAATAAGAAAAAATATCATTTTATCACGACGAAAAATCCGATTCATTATGATCAAAAATAATTTGGTTTCTAAATACACCAAGTTAAAATATTGTAATCATAAAAAAACAGTTAATAATGACGAAATTAATAATGTTTTAAATCGTCAATTTAATGACAAAAAACCAAATGAAGTTGTTGTTAGTGATTTAACATATGTTCAAGTTGGCACTAAATGACATTATATTTGTTTATTAATTGACTTGTTTAATCGCGAAGTAATTGGCTATAGTGCTGGGCCAAATAAAACTGCTGAATTAGTTCAACAAGCTTTTCACAAGATAACACGACCATTAAATAAAATAACTTTATTTCATACTGATCGTGGTAATGAGTTTAAAAATAAAATTATTGATGAAATTTTAATAACCTTTAAAATTAAAAGATCATTAAGCTCCAAAGGATGCCCATATGATAATGCTGTTGCTGAAGCAACTTACAAAACCTTTAAAACCGAATTTATTAACGGTAAAAAATTTGCAAACTTAACACAACTAAAATGCGAACTATTTGATTTTGTTAATTGATATAACAATATTCGAATTCATGGCAGTTTAAATTATTTAACTCCCGTTGAATTTAGAAAATACCAGTCTACATAAAAAGTGTCCTAAAAAGGGTTGCCAATCCAATTAATGCGTTACCAGATACTGTGGAAATAAAAGATGTTGATGAGAAATGGTGGGTTTCGCATGACTTAACCGGTCTAATTGTATATGATATAGTGATTAAGATAGGATTGCAAATTGATGAAGCGATTGCCCAGATTGATTTTGTTGATCCTGGTGAAATTGATGTAACAGGTACTACTGCCACTGTCGATATTACTGTTAAGGCATTAGAAGGAAAAGGAACAGCATCCAAAACTGTTAAATATAATTTTACTAAAAAAGTAGCAACTTAGATTTTAGTCATTAGTAATATTTAAATCTTAATCATATTAATTTTGAAATACATTTACAAATGTAAGTGTATTTTTCTTTTTAAAAATAATTTTATAAATCCTTTTAAAAATTGGTGTTTTCTAATATAATTGCTTATGGAAATTAATATTTCAGGGAGTTTTAAATGGGTGTTATTTTAAAAAATATTAGTATTGATTATGGTGAAACATTAGCGGTCAATAATTTTAATATGCATGTGAAAACAGGACAATTAGTTACTTTGTTAGGACCGTCTGGTTGTGGAAAATCAACAACGCTTTATGCGATTGCGGGATTATTACAAGTTAGTCAGGGACAAATTATTTTTAATGGCAAAGATGTAACCAAACGGTCACCACAAAATCGTAATATTGGTTTAATATTCCAAAATTATGCTTTATATCCGCATTTAAATGTTTTTAAAAATATTGCTTTGCCTTTATATCAAGATAAAAAATTTAAACGCACTGTTAGAAACAGTAATACTAATATTCGGTTATTAATTAAAGATTTGCAAGATAGTGGTTTAAATGTTGAAAAACAGGGATTTAAAGATCAGATTGCAAAATTACTTTTGGAGTATTTAGAAACTTATGATAAGTTAGTTAATGAAATGATTGCTGATTATTTAGCAGGTATTTTTAAATTTCATAAGCGTGAAGCAGCAATAATTTATAATGAAAAGCATTTAGAAACATTTCGTAATCGGATTCATAGTCAGTGATATGATCAGTCAAGATTAGCAGTTCATATTAAATATTGTGATTTTTTAAATTTAATTTATCGTAATATTTCACAGTTAAAAATAACTATTAATAATAATTTAAGTAGTTTTAAAGCAACAAATAAGAATTTTAAAACTCGGGAAATTGATTTTGCAATTAATAAGTTTTTACTGCAAATGAAATATAATTATTTAAATCCTGCTAAAAGCAAGTTAAATGCTTTAAAAATAGTAATGAAAGATCATCAAAAAGCATATAATGAATTAGTTAAAAATTTTAAACAACAACAAAAAAAAGATCATGCTTTACAATATAGTTTGAGTCATAGTAAGTATGTGAGTTTTTTTAAGAAACATCGGCAATTATGAG from Spiroplasma endosymbiont of Lonchoptera lutea harbors:
- a CDS encoding IS30 family transposase, translating into MYKYLTIESIIAIKEYKSYGFSIRKIAKAIDYSKSTVHRVCKLLNQNLLPLEILNQVQKNKQNADRKLIILTLTEINTINHLLITKNYALDIIADFLKKNKIKNISTKTLYNMFKTNRMGFDEKNLLRKGKNKPHKQKETRGRINNCKSIHERNLIIPNIKNIQEFGHLEGDTIVGKDHKSSIITLADIWSKTTIPLKTKNHKAESITQSIIKFISKLIPGTIKTITFDRDKEFSKWKLIEKNCNVKIYFADAGKPCQRGLNENNNGILRRYLPKSTDLSSYKQKDLNSIAFQINSTPRKSLSYKRPIDLIQLF
- a CDS encoding IS3 family transposase (programmed frameshift), yielding MGNKTSYSEEFKKQIVMLYKNDKSVINLGKEYNLPKPIIYSWIKNYNNSGSFKAKDNRTVEENELIYLRKENQQLRMENDIFKASSTDNREKITIINNNKNKYSVRKICKILGLLKSTYYYQTNKCTKFDVNNYEQEVISAFNKSRKIYGARKIKAVLIRKNIILSRRKIRFIMIKNNLVSKYTKLKYCNHKKTVNNDEINNVLNRQFNDKKPNEVVVSDLTYVQVGTKWHYICLLIDLFNREVIGYSAGPNKTAELVQQAFHKITRPLNKITLFHTDRGNEFKNKIIDEILITFKIKRSLSSKGCPYDNAVAEATYKTFKTEFINGKKFANLTQLKCELFDFVNWYNNIRIHGSLNYLTPVEFRKYQST